One window of the Mycobacterium sp. SVM_VP21 genome contains the following:
- the recX gene encoding recombination regulator RecX: MKSCPPPSTSEGIEAAEPKREEQAKSLCLRLLTARARTRAELAGQLTKRGYPDDVSDRVLDRLTIAGLIDDADFAEQWVRSRREHAGKGRKALAAELRTKGVDENVIAGALADIDTAAERDRAEQLVHAKLRRETLGDDDVKVTRRLVAMLARRGYSPSMAYDVVSTELAAERERRRV, from the coding sequence ATGAAGTCCTGCCCGCCCCCGTCGACTTCTGAGGGGATCGAGGCCGCAGAGCCCAAGCGTGAGGAGCAGGCGAAGTCACTGTGCCTTCGCCTGCTCACCGCCCGGGCCCGCACCCGCGCCGAGCTCGCCGGCCAGCTGACCAAACGGGGCTATCCCGACGACGTCAGTGATCGGGTGCTGGACCGGCTGACCATCGCCGGACTGATCGATGATGCCGATTTCGCCGAACAGTGGGTACGGTCCCGGCGCGAGCACGCGGGCAAAGGCCGCAAGGCGCTGGCCGCAGAGCTGCGTACCAAGGGCGTTGACGAGAACGTGATCGCCGGGGCACTGGCCGACATCGACACCGCCGCTGAGCGGGACCGGGCCGAGCAGCTGGTGCACGCCAAGCTGCGCCGGGAGACGCTCGGCGACGACGACGTGAAGGTCACTCGACGGCTGGTCGCGATGCTGGCCCGGCGCGGCTACAGCCCATCAATGGCCTACGACGTGGTCAGCACCGAGCTGGCCGCCGAGCGGGAGCGCCGCCGAGTCTGA
- a CDS encoding S1 family peptidase, translating into MRSAHLGRLGVASAVLIMASAGGVFAPAASAALALGGGAGIIVDGSYCTLTTIGHDKAGEMVGFTAASCGGPDSPVVAEGSEGLGPVGTVVAIADDPRLNYSVIKFDPAKVTPIPNFAGFVIDGVGPEPERGQPVCRLGAATGDFCGHKSSFDGPGPHMGTGGGNYLPGDNGAPVTADGLLVGLVTGGLFLPPSGVISNTPRQLIYTTKFSAILDEVNAGTGPGAGFTPIGS; encoded by the coding sequence GTGCGGAGCGCTCACCTCGGACGGCTCGGTGTGGCGTCAGCGGTTCTGATCATGGCCTCGGCTGGAGGTGTATTCGCTCCCGCAGCCTCGGCGGCACTCGCGCTAGGCGGTGGGGCGGGCATCATCGTCGATGGCAGCTATTGCACCCTGACGACGATCGGCCATGACAAGGCCGGGGAGATGGTCGGTTTCACCGCCGCGAGCTGTGGCGGACCTGATTCCCCCGTCGTTGCCGAGGGCTCGGAAGGCCTCGGTCCGGTGGGCACCGTGGTAGCCATTGCCGACGACCCCCGACTGAATTATTCGGTGATCAAATTCGACCCAGCCAAAGTGACCCCGATCCCCAACTTCGCCGGTTTCGTCATCGACGGCGTCGGCCCTGAACCGGAGCGGGGCCAGCCCGTGTGCCGACTCGGTGCCGCCACCGGTGATTTCTGTGGCCATAAAAGCAGTTTCGACGGCCCTGGCCCGCACATGGGAACGGGCGGGGGCAACTATCTGCCCGGCGATAACGGTGCCCCGGTCACGGCGGATGGCCTGCTCGTCGGCCTGGTCACCGGAGGCCTTTTCCTCCCGCCCAGCGGCGTGATATCCAATACCCCGCGCCAACTCATATATACGACGAAGTTCAGCGCGATCCTCGACGAGGTCAACGCCGGCACCGGTCCCGGCGCCGGGTTCACCCCGATCGGAAGCTGA
- a CDS encoding amino acid ABC transporter permease, with product MRSAPRATVLFDTPGPRARARYHAMSVATVLVAGLLGWVIYSRLSAKGQLTAEKWTPFLTADLWRTYVLPGVMGTLTAAAWSIGLALILGVSLGVGRLSQIKPVRWSCAVTVEFFRAIPVLIMMIFAYFIYGLLNVFPPQQIALAGVVTGLTLYNGAVIAEIVRAGVKALPGGQSEAAAALGLGWGASMRLVLLPQAVTAMLPVLVSQLVVVLKDTAIGYQITFVEMVRQGTVVGSQYSNYLPALLVIAALMISGNLVLSAGAIGLERRLRRARHSPLGAATIEPEGAPGARVV from the coding sequence ATGAGGTCCGCGCCCCGGGCGACGGTGCTGTTTGACACCCCTGGGCCCCGGGCCCGCGCCCGCTACCACGCAATGTCGGTGGCGACGGTGTTGGTTGCCGGACTGCTGGGCTGGGTGATCTATTCGCGACTGTCAGCCAAGGGCCAGCTCACCGCGGAGAAATGGACACCGTTTCTGACCGCGGACCTGTGGCGCACTTACGTGCTGCCCGGGGTGATGGGCACATTGACCGCGGCAGCCTGGTCCATCGGACTCGCGCTGATCCTGGGGGTATCGCTCGGTGTCGGCCGACTGTCGCAGATCAAGCCGGTGCGCTGGAGTTGCGCGGTGACCGTGGAGTTCTTCCGGGCAATTCCGGTGCTGATCATGATGATCTTCGCCTATTTCATCTACGGCCTACTCAACGTCTTCCCCCCGCAACAGATAGCGCTGGCCGGAGTGGTCACCGGGCTGACCCTCTACAACGGGGCCGTCATCGCCGAGATCGTACGGGCGGGCGTAAAAGCCCTGCCCGGCGGGCAATCCGAGGCGGCAGCCGCGTTGGGGTTGGGCTGGGGCGCCTCGATGCGGCTGGTCCTGCTTCCTCAGGCCGTCACCGCGATGTTGCCGGTGCTGGTGTCACAACTGGTGGTGGTACTCAAGGACACCGCCATCGGTTACCAGATCACGTTCGTGGAGATGGTGCGCCAAGGCACCGTCGTCGGCTCCCAGTACAGCAACTACCTGCCCGCACTGCTGGTGATCGCGGCGCTGATGATCAGCGGAAATCTGGTGCTCTCGGCCGGGGCAATCGGGCTGGAGCGGCGTCTGCGCCGGGCCCGCCACTCCCCCTTGGGGGCGGCCACAATTGAGCCGGAGGGCGCCCCGGGCGCCCGGGTGGTTTAG
- a CDS encoding amino acid ABC transporter permease, with product MMFAEYRGQILQSFTVTVELAVLSGTLALILGTGLAAMRLAPVPVLRWIGGGYVHLVRNTPLTLLLLLCSFGLAQTLGVSLTDPQSPTSIDDSNFRLAVLGLSVYTASFVCEAVRSGVNTVGIGQAEAARSLGLSFTQNLRIILLPQAFRAVIIPLGSVLIALTKNTTLASAIGVAEAALLMKSMTENTAALLGVGAVFAAGFVVLTLPLGLLFGYLDRRWAVSR from the coding sequence ATGATGTTCGCCGAGTACCGAGGACAAATACTCCAATCTTTCACCGTCACCGTCGAGTTGGCAGTGTTGTCCGGCACGCTCGCGCTGATCTTGGGCACCGGGCTGGCCGCGATGCGGCTGGCCCCGGTACCGGTGCTGCGGTGGATCGGCGGCGGCTATGTCCATCTGGTGCGCAACACCCCGCTGACGCTGCTGTTGTTGCTGTGCTCGTTCGGGCTGGCCCAGACGCTGGGAGTCTCGCTGACCGATCCGCAGTCGCCAACGTCGATCGACGACAGCAACTTTCGCCTGGCGGTGCTGGGCTTGAGTGTGTACACGGCGTCGTTCGTCTGCGAGGCGGTGCGCTCGGGCGTCAACACCGTGGGCATTGGCCAGGCCGAGGCCGCTCGCTCGCTGGGACTGAGCTTCACCCAGAATCTCCGAATCATCTTGCTTCCCCAGGCTTTTCGGGCCGTAATAATCCCGCTGGGTTCGGTGCTGATCGCGCTGACGAAGAACACCACCTTGGCCTCAGCGATCGGGGTCGCCGAGGCGGCGCTGCTGATGAAGTCGATGACCGAGAACACCGCGGCGCTGCTGGGGGTCGGCGCGGTGTTCGCCGCCGGCTTCGTTGTGCTCACTCTGCCGCTGGGTTTGTTGTTCGGATATCTGGACCGGCGCTGGGCGGTGTCGCGATGA
- a CDS encoding glutamate ABC transporter substrate-binding protein, translated as MRTARTLQVLARAWAVLAVASALAALCTACTAHDSGKITVGVKFDQPGLSVKKPDGTLGGFDVDVARYVAARLGYPPDRIAWIEAPSSQREMLLRNGQVDYLVATYSITDSRRQKVDFAGPYLLTGQSLLVRADNTDITGTASLQRHKKLCSVSGSTPAQRIKDRYPGVQLQRYDTYSACVEALRNGAIDAVTTDDVILAGYAAQSPGAFKLVGERFSQELYGIGVRKGNDALRQRINDALEEMERDGSWRAAFVDNFGPAGFAVPEPPPIER; from the coding sequence ATGCGGACAGCGCGAACCCTGCAGGTGCTGGCACGAGCCTGGGCGGTCCTGGCGGTGGCGTCCGCATTGGCCGCGCTCTGCACGGCGTGTACCGCCCACGACAGCGGTAAGATCACGGTCGGCGTCAAGTTCGACCAACCCGGCTTGAGCGTCAAGAAGCCCGACGGCACGCTCGGCGGATTCGATGTCGACGTGGCCCGCTACGTGGCGGCCCGGCTGGGCTACCCGCCCGACCGCATCGCGTGGATCGAGGCCCCGTCCAGCCAGCGCGAGATGCTGCTGCGCAACGGCCAGGTCGATTACCTGGTGGCCACCTATTCGATCACCGACTCCCGGCGACAGAAGGTCGACTTCGCTGGCCCCTACCTGCTCACCGGGCAGTCGCTGCTGGTGCGCGCCGACAACACCGACATCACCGGCACCGCGTCACTGCAGCGGCACAAGAAGCTGTGTTCGGTCTCGGGCTCCACTCCGGCCCAACGGATCAAGGACCGCTATCCGGGCGTGCAGCTGCAGCGCTACGACACCTATTCGGCGTGCGTGGAGGCGCTGCGCAACGGTGCAATCGACGCAGTGACCACCGACGACGTGATCCTGGCCGGCTACGCCGCCCAGAGTCCCGGAGCCTTCAAACTGGTCGGCGAACGCTTCTCGCAAGAGCTCTACGGCATAGGTGTGCGCAAGGGCAACGACGCCTTGCGCCAGCGGATCAACGACGCCCTCGAGGAGATGGAACGCGACGGATCGTGGCGAGCCGCGTTCGTGGACAACTTCGGTCCCGCCGGGTTCGCGGTGCCCGAACCGCCGCCGATCGAGCGATGA
- a CDS encoding amino acid ABC transporter ATP-binding protein, with amino-acid sequence MIAIHHVNKYFGGLHVLKDVNLEVARGEVVAILGPSGSGKSTLCRTINRLEVIDSGAIAVDGQPLPAEGAALARLRAQVGMVFQSFNLFPHKTILDNVTLAPMKVHKMPRAQAQRQAMALLERVGVADQAHKHPAQLSGGQQQRVAIARSLAMNPKVMLFDEPTSALDPEMISEVLDVMTTLADDGMTMVVVTHEMGFARRAADRVVFMADGAIVEESAPAEFFAAPKSMRAQDFLAKVLDH; translated from the coding sequence ATGATCGCCATCCACCACGTCAACAAGTACTTCGGCGGCCTGCATGTGCTCAAAGATGTCAACCTCGAGGTCGCTCGTGGCGAGGTGGTGGCGATCCTGGGCCCGTCGGGCTCGGGCAAGTCCACCCTGTGCCGCACCATCAACCGGCTTGAAGTCATCGACTCCGGTGCGATAGCCGTCGACGGCCAGCCGCTGCCTGCCGAAGGTGCGGCGCTGGCCCGGCTGCGGGCCCAGGTCGGCATGGTGTTCCAGTCGTTCAACCTGTTTCCGCACAAGACCATCCTGGACAACGTCACACTGGCACCGATGAAGGTGCACAAGATGCCCCGAGCGCAGGCGCAGCGTCAGGCGATGGCACTGCTGGAGCGGGTCGGCGTGGCCGACCAGGCCCACAAACATCCCGCACAGTTGTCCGGCGGACAGCAGCAGCGGGTGGCGATCGCACGGTCCCTGGCGATGAACCCGAAAGTGATGCTGTTCGACGAGCCGACCAGTGCCCTGGACCCGGAGATGATCAGCGAGGTACTCGATGTGATGACCACGCTGGCCGACGACGGGATGACCATGGTGGTGGTCACCCACGAGATGGGCTTCGCGCGCCGTGCAGCCGATCGGGTGGTGTTCATGGCCGACGGTGCCATCGTCGAAGAATCCGCCCCCGCAGAGTTCTTCGCGGCGCCGAAATCGATGCGGGCCCAAGACTTTCTCGCCAAGGTCCTCGACCACTGA
- the miaB gene encoding tRNA (N6-isopentenyl adenosine(37)-C2)-methylthiotransferase MiaB gives MRTYEVRTYGCQMNVHDSERIAGMLEQAGYRRAPDDVDADLVVFNTCAVRENADNKLYGNLSHLAPNKRSNPDMQIAVGGCLAQKDKDSVLSRAPWVDVVFGTHNLGSLPALLERARHNRSAQVEIVESLREFPSSLPAARDSAYSAWVSISVGCNNSCTFCIVPSLRGREVDRSPEDILAEVRALAAEGVLEVTLLGQNVNAYGVSFADPELPRDRGAFASLLRACGDIDGLERVRFTSPHPAEFTDDVIEAMAQTPNVCPTLHMPLQSGSDRVLRAMRRSYRAERYLGILDRVRAAIPDAAITTDLIVGFPGETEQDFDETLEVVAAARFSAAFTFQYSKRPGTPAAELPDQLPKEVVQQRYDRLIELQEQISWDENKAQVGRTVELLVAVGEGRKDAQTARMSGRARDGRLVHFAPGTAQVRPGDVVTTTVTGAAPHHLLADGALLSHRRTRAGDSYAEPAPSIGLGMPKMPGVTR, from the coding sequence ATGCGCACCTACGAAGTGCGTACCTACGGCTGTCAGATGAATGTTCACGACTCCGAACGCATTGCCGGCATGCTCGAGCAGGCCGGTTACCGGCGGGCACCGGATGACGTCGATGCCGACCTGGTGGTGTTCAACACCTGCGCGGTTCGGGAGAACGCCGACAACAAGCTCTACGGCAACCTGAGCCACCTGGCCCCAAACAAGCGCAGCAACCCCGACATGCAGATCGCCGTCGGTGGCTGCCTGGCGCAAAAGGACAAAGACAGCGTGCTGAGCCGCGCGCCCTGGGTGGATGTCGTCTTCGGCACCCACAACCTGGGATCGTTGCCGGCGCTGTTGGAGCGCGCCCGGCACAACCGCAGCGCCCAGGTGGAGATCGTCGAATCGCTGCGGGAGTTCCCGTCGTCGCTGCCCGCCGCGCGGGACTCCGCCTACTCGGCCTGGGTGTCCATCTCCGTCGGCTGTAACAACAGCTGCACCTTCTGCATCGTGCCGTCGTTGCGTGGCCGCGAAGTGGACCGCAGCCCTGAGGACATCCTCGCCGAGGTGCGGGCGCTGGCCGCCGAAGGCGTTCTCGAGGTGACCCTGCTGGGTCAGAACGTCAACGCCTACGGTGTCTCCTTCGCCGACCCGGAACTGCCGCGCGACCGCGGTGCGTTCGCGTCGCTGCTGCGGGCCTGCGGGGACATCGACGGTCTGGAGCGGGTCCGCTTCACCTCACCGCATCCGGCCGAATTCACCGACGACGTCATCGAGGCGATGGCGCAGACCCCGAACGTGTGCCCCACACTGCATATGCCGCTGCAGTCCGGCTCGGACAGGGTTCTGCGGGCGATGCGCCGCTCCTACCGCGCCGAGCGTTATCTGGGCATCCTCGACCGGGTTCGGGCCGCCATTCCTGACGCAGCCATCACCACCGACCTGATCGTCGGTTTCCCTGGTGAGACCGAGCAGGACTTCGACGAGACCCTTGAGGTGGTGGCGGCCGCGCGATTCTCGGCCGCATTCACTTTCCAGTACTCCAAGCGGCCCGGAACACCGGCCGCCGAACTTCCCGATCAACTGCCCAAAGAGGTTGTCCAGCAACGCTACGACCGGCTGATCGAGCTGCAGGAACAGATCTCCTGGGACGAGAACAAAGCCCAGGTCGGGCGCACCGTCGAACTGTTGGTGGCAGTCGGTGAGGGCCGCAAAGACGCCCAGACGGCGCGGATGAGCGGCCGTGCGCGCGACGGCCGGCTGGTGCACTTCGCTCCCGGGACCGCGCAGGTGCGCCCCGGTGACGTCGTGACCACAACGGTCACCGGTGCGGCACCGCACCACCTACTGGCCGACGGAGCTCTGCTGAGCCACCGGCGTACCAGGGCCGGTGACAGCTATGCCGAACCAGCGCCCAGTATCGGACTGGGCATGCCGAAGATGCCGGGGGTGACGCGATGA